The genomic DNA TTTGATAATTGCCTATCCGCTCTCTTATATGATTTCGCGCATGGCACCCCGTCGCCAGAGAAGCTGTCTGATGCTGGTGATGCTGCCAATGTGGATGAACTTTTTGCTGCGCACCTACGCGTGGATGACCCTATTAGAGAATACTGGCATCATCAATAAGCTGATGGGCTTATTTGGTGTTGGCCCATTCGCAATGATCAACACACAGGGTGCAGTGGTGCTGGGCATGGTTTACAATTATTTGCCTTTTATGATTTTACCGCTTTATTCGGTGATGACCAAGATTGACAACAGCTTGATTGAGGCCGCGCAGGATCTAGGCGCGTCGTCGCACACCGTATTTTCAGACGTGGTGCTACCACTGTCGATGCCCGGCATCATGACCGGAATCACAATGGTGTTTGTGCCGGCTGTTTCGACCTTTATCATCTCCAGAATGCTGGGCGGTGGCTCCAATATGATGATTGGCGATCTCATTGAGCTGCAATTCTTGGGCAATGCCTATAACCCGAATTTGGGTGCGGCTATTTCGCTGGGTCTCATGATACTCATTTTGTTCTGCATGAGTATGCTCAACCAACTCAATGAAGAGGACAAGGAGGGCATGATTATATGAGACGTCGCAATTCGCTGCTGGGTCGCGGTTATCTTGGCCTGGTCATGGCTTTTCTGTATGCGCCGATTGCGGTACTGATTGTTTTTTCGTTTAACTCCTCAAAGTCACGTGCGCTTTGGACAGGCTTTACACTGGACTGGTATAAAAAGATGTTCACCAACGAGTTGATTTTGTCCTCATTGGCCAACACTCTGATTATTGCGGTAATTTCCGCTGTTTTTGCGACGATTATTGGCACATTGGCGGCCATTGGTATCAACGCAATGAATCGCTGGGTCAAATCGCTGGTTTTAAACATTACCTATATGCCGATTATAAACCCCGAGATTGTCACCGGCGTTTCACTTATGTTGCTGTTCGTCTTTGCGCGCGACCGTTTTGGACTGCCAATTGAGATGGGTTTTCTGACGCTTGTTCTGGCGCACATCACTTTTTCGATTCCATACGTCATTTTAAACGTGCTGCCCAAGCTGCGTCAGATGGATAAAAACATCTACAATGCCGCACTGGACTTGGGGTGTAATCCGTCGATGGCGTTTACAAAGGTGGTCATCCCAGAGATTATGCCGGGCATTATATCGGGTTTTCTGATGGCGTTTACCTTTTCGCTGGATGATTTCATTATCAGCTATTTTGTGTCCGGCACAACCTTTTCGACGTTGCCGATCACGATTTATGCCATGACTCGCAAAAAGGTTTCGCCTGAGATCAATGCGCTTTCTACCGTGGTGTTCATTGTGGTTATGCTCATTCTGATCGCTTCTAATTACGTGGATGCCAAGCGCGATGCTGAGAAAAAGCCATATTGACGTGAAACTGTAAATAATCGCTTGTGATACTGACAACCTACTAAATAGTTGATAACTTTGCAGCAGTTTTTCCGTTGTGCATCGTCTTTGTTGTCGGCGGGCACTAGCCCGCTGTCCTCATCGTTCTTGCGGGACAAAAAAGCTACTCGCCAATTATCGCCTTTTTAGTGGAATATCAGTTTAGCGACAAAGAAATGGAGATAGATAGATGAAAAAAATTTTTGTGCTCATGCTTTCGCTGATGATGGTAGCGCTTTGCAACCTGTCTGTACTTGCCTATGATAATGCCGAGCTGTTTGCCGAACTGGACATGGATTATTACAGCCGCTTTAAGGGGCAGGAAATCAGCATCAATGTTTATAACTGGGGAGAGTATATTTCCGACGGAGCGGATGACTCACTCGACGTCAATGAGGCGTTTGAAGAACTCACCGGCATCAAGGTCAATTACACCTTTTATGCGACAAATGAAGAGCTTTACGCCAAGCTGCGTGCGGGTGGTTCGAGCTATGATGTGATCATTCCCTCCGAGTATATGATTGGCCGTATGGTCAAAGAGGATATGCTAGAAGAGATCAACAAGGATAACATCCCCAATTTGAAGAATATAGATCCCACGCTGCTTAATATGAATTTTGACCCGGACAACGCACATTCCGTCCCCTATACCTGGGGTACGGTTGTGCTCATCTACAACACGGATCTGGTGTCCGCGGATACCGATGTTGAAACATGGGATTTGCTTTGGAACGAAAAGTATAAGGGTAACATTCTTATGTTCAATAACCCCCGCGACGCTTATGGCATCGCGCTTAAAAAACTGGACTTTGGCACCAATCCAGAGAATCAGGAGCAGATCGACAAGGCTACTGCATTGCTGAAGACTCAAAAGCCCATTGTTCAGGCTTATGTCATGGATGAAATCTTTGATAAGATGGGGGCAGGAGAGGCCGCTATTGCACCTTATTATTCGGGTGATGCGATCACCATGATGGATGAAAATCCTGCGCTGGCCGCCGCCTTCCCTCGTGAGGGTACCAACATCTTTATTGATGGCATGTGTATTCCTAAGGGCGCCAAGCAGAAAGAAGCCGCCGAAATGTATATCAACTTTATGTGCGAACCCGCTGTGGGTGCCGCCAACTGTGAGTATATCGGTTATTCCACCCCGAACCTTGCCGCGCTTGAGCTGCTCGACGATGAGATTAAATCCAATATGATAGCCTACCCGACCGAGGAGGTGCTTGCCAAGACTGCCTATTTTGTTCCGCTTGATGACACGCTGAACAAGGCGCTTGATGCCGGTTGGAAACAGCTTTTGGCGGACGATGAGAGCTTTACCTTCTGGCTGGTACCTGCGTTACTGTTGCTTGCGGTGGTCACCAGCATTGTGATTGTAGTGCGAAAGGCTGTTAGGAAAAAACGCGATAATTACTAAGAACCAATAGTTACAGACGGTGGCATGCGACCGTCTGCTTGAAAACAGAGGGAGCCGTTGCTTTAGGCATCGACGCCCTCTTGTTTTTACTTAATGCATGAGACTAGCTGATAGGAGTGGCGGATTTGATTACGATACCGGCTAAAACAATTGTAACCCGCAATAAAAGCACCGCGTGGTTTGGCAGCGAATATAATATGAATATTTACCGCGGATGCTCGCATGGCTGTATTTATTGCGATAGCCGCAGCGCCTGCTACGGAGACGACAATTTTGATACGGTAAAGGTTAAAGAAAATGCCCTTGAAATCATCAAAAACGATTTAAGGCGAAAGGTCAAAAGTGGGGTGGTTGCCACTGGCGCGATGAGTGATCCCTATAACCCCCTTGAAAGAGAGTTGCAATTGACCCGCCACGCGCTGGAGCTTTTGAGCGCTTATGGCT from Oscillospiraceae bacterium MB24-C1 includes the following:
- a CDS encoding ABC transporter permease, with amino-acid sequence MKNSKITAVPYLIWIVLFTVVPLMLVTYFAFTTEDGAFTFANISAVNEYVAVIFRSIWLAFIATIICLIIAYPLSYMISRMAPRRQRSCLMLVMLPMWMNFLLRTYAWMTLLENTGIINKLMGLFGVGPFAMINTQGAVVLGMVYNYLPFMILPLYSVMTKIDNSLIEAAQDLGASSHTVFSDVVLPLSMPGIMTGITMVFVPAVSTFIISRMLGGGSNMMIGDLIELQFLGNAYNPNLGAAISLGLMILILFCMSMLNQLNEEDKEGMII
- a CDS encoding ABC transporter permease — protein: MRRRNSLLGRGYLGLVMAFLYAPIAVLIVFSFNSSKSRALWTGFTLDWYKKMFTNELILSSLANTLIIAVISAVFATIIGTLAAIGINAMNRWVKSLVLNITYMPIINPEIVTGVSLMLLFVFARDRFGLPIEMGFLTLVLAHITFSIPYVILNVLPKLRQMDKNIYNAALDLGCNPSMAFTKVVIPEIMPGIISGFLMAFTFSLDDFIISYFVSGTTFSTLPITIYAMTRKKVSPEINALSTVVFIVVMLILIASNYVDAKRDAEKKPY
- a CDS encoding spermidine/putrescine ABC transporter substrate-binding protein, with the translated sequence MKKIFVLMLSLMMVALCNLSVLAYDNAELFAELDMDYYSRFKGQEISINVYNWGEYISDGADDSLDVNEAFEELTGIKVNYTFYATNEELYAKLRAGGSSYDVIIPSEYMIGRMVKEDMLEEINKDNIPNLKNIDPTLLNMNFDPDNAHSVPYTWGTVVLIYNTDLVSADTDVETWDLLWNEKYKGNILMFNNPRDAYGIALKKLDFGTNPENQEQIDKATALLKTQKPIVQAYVMDEIFDKMGAGEAAIAPYYSGDAITMMDENPALAAAFPREGTNIFIDGMCIPKGAKQKEAAEMYINFMCEPAVGAANCEYIGYSTPNLAALELLDDEIKSNMIAYPTEEVLAKTAYFVPLDDTLNKALDAGWKQLLADDESFTFWLVPALLLLAVVTSIVIVVRKAVRKKRDNY